CCGTGCGCACCGAGACCGACCAGAAAATTCCGGTGGTCGCGCCACCGCCGGGCAGCGATGTTTATCTTATCGCCAGGCTATGGAGTTTCTGGCCGCTGATCGAGCTCGAAAAAGGCAAAACCTACCGCCTGCACCTGACCTCGATGGATTATAACCACGGCTTTTCGCTACAGCCTGTCAATATCAATATTCAGATCGTGCCCGGCTATGAACATGTGGTGAAGATCACGCCAAACCAGTCGGGTACTTATACGATCGTGTGCAACGAGTTCTGCGGCATCAACCATCATACGATGGTGAGCCGGATTTACGTGAAATAAGGGGGTAAACATGACAACAACCACTTACCGGACCTGCCCTCGTTCGGGGCTGCAATTTGAGTCCCAAGCCGAAAAACTGATGATTGTGAATGCCGTGACCGCCGTTGTGGCGCTGCTGGTCGGCGGAATTCTGGCAGTTGGCGTGGTACTCACACGCTGGCCGACCATCCATTGGCTGGCGGCGGACACTTTCTACATGGTGCTCACCGCGCATGGCATCGACATGCTGATCTTCTGGATCATTTTCTTTGAGGTCGCGGT
This genomic interval from Betaproteobacteria bacterium contains the following:
- a CDS encoding cytochrome C oxidase subunit II — its product is MSAILPPSERLWWKHPLDRVEGTWIVISLVWCLTMFTMMVGWHVYGKQNLSTETYKTTPEQFSNKTQAMVDKYTVRTETDQKIPVVAPPPGSDVYLIARLWSFWPLIELEKGKTYRLHLTSMDYNHGFSLQPVNINIQIVPGYEHVVKITPNQSGTYTIVCNEFCGINHHTMVSRIYVK